The segment ACGCGTCCCGCAAACGTTTCCTTTCTTTAAAACTTGAACTTTTTATAAGCAGCCAAGAACCCGCTCCTTtgtaattttcctttttacgaTCAAAAGAACTCGGGGTATACTTTTAGTGCGTACTTTCTCTTTCCCCTCAGCGCCGAAACAGAGGACAGAGAAGCAGAGGCGTCTCGTCGCCACATATCCATAGAAACTCTCTCGGTGCAGCCGAGAGTAACAAGTTACTCGCTCGTCTGTGTATTCCAGTACAAAGTAGCGCCACAGTAGGGACAGACTTCTTGCCCAGCCTCGGATTCCACCACTCACCTGGCTAaacttttattcgactaaatttttattcgggacgttagaataaaaatttagattaaaatgaagttagtcgagaataacgaataaaaatttagattaaaatgaagttagtcgagaataacgaataaaaatttagattaaaatgaagttagtcgagaataacgaatacaaatttagattaaaatgaagttagtcgagaataacgaatacaaatttagattaaaatgaagttagtcgagaataacgaatacaaatttagattaaaatgaagttagtcgagaataacgaataaaaatttagattaaaatgaagttagtcgagaataacgaataaaaatttagattaaaatgaaGTTAGTCGAGAAttacgaatacaaatttagattaaaatgaagttagtcgagaataacgaataaatttgtagtcgattaaattttcattcgactaaatttttattcgttgctCTCGAACAACTTCGTTTTATCCGACATTTGTATTCGAAGATTAACCGAATAATTTCCACCTCTGCCTGGAAGCTCGTCAAGTCCCATTGCGTTCCAAAAGAGCGATCACATTTCCAGGCGCTAGGAATCTTGTAAGGTCGTAAGGGAACTGAAGCAGTGTCGTTAATGCGCACGTAGTAACGGCTACTCGATTCGCCCGTATCTGGAGCGCGGTTATTTTTTTTCGGCGACctataaaacgaaagaagcggGTCACGTGCCGGTTCGACCTTGCCGTTGGTGTGTCGTTTATTTCTGTTGGATTCGCGAGGATATCGCGGCCGCCGCGTTGATCGGTGAGCTACGCGCGTCCACGGTAGCAGAAACTTTTGTTATCTGTCGGGCTGTTTTCTCGCTAACAATCGGTGGTATCGATCGTCCCCGATGCGTTCCCTAATTCCATGCAGACAGATCCGGATAAATTGAATTTATCGATGAAGCGATTGCGACGGCGACGCTCTGCATTGCGGCCACTTTTCGAGCCTGTCGAAATCCGGTGGATGCGAGCTGTTTTTCCACGGGCGTCGCTTTTAAAGGCGGATTCGCGCATATCAGCTGACGGTTCAGCGGCGTCGGAGTCGGTGGTAGAAAATATTGTTTCtctgttttggaatggagcaatTCACACTTGCCCGTGTCAGTTACTCACGCTGACACAAAGGGACCACTGACACCGACAGCGCGGCACTGGTATGCGTGAATCCGCCTTTATAACGTCGATGGTCACCGCGCACTCTTAAGTGGCCCGCCGAAAAAAGATCTATCACATCGTCTACGTTTGTTACCATGACTGGCTggcgggcgaattccacttacgctcaattcaaaattgctgaaaatctccggaaatatggaagagaaatctgtgaaaaagCCATTGTCGGAAATTGCAGGTTTTtgtgatattcattttattacaaaaacggaaaattcccaggcgatttgagcgtaagtggaattcgccctggtAATAGGTCGCGGTAACAGTGAGGTGCGGTAACAAACGTGGACCCGGCTTTACAGTCCTAACAGATATAGGATGGCGGGTCAATCAATTACTAACGTATATCGCCTAGGAGCTTCTTCTCCAGCTTATCGAAATTGACCGTTCATGGCGAACGTTCACGGGATCGTTTCGTTAGTTGTTTCCTGCGTACATTTCTAGGAGCGAGACGTAGCCAAGGGAAATTGAATCTGCAATTTCCTGAACGTTCAGGAGATTCAATCGGTTAGGGTCCAGTGGACATAAAAATCAGCCGCCAGTTCCCCGAGAATAACCTCCGGACTTGAGCTTAAGGCGGATTTACACGGTCCAGTTTTGATGTAATGGTAATTTGCACTGGTcactttgctttcaattttgtgAAAGGTGTAGATTCACCTTTACAGGAAAATCAATGGAGCACTCCCTTTCCGTTTCTTTCCTCTGGATTTTTTCCCTCCTGTTTCTGCCAGTTGCTAATCTTTGTTATACGTTCCACTCGATTAACAGCATTTTTGCGCGTTTCTGTTGCAGTTAGCGAGAAGGAGATTCGACAATGGTGAGTTGGAGAAAGCGAAACACTTGGAATGCTATTTCGGGGATCAAAGGGATTCGTTTCGTTAAGCTTCACAGACGGGGATCGGCGATTCTATCGATAAAATAGGGTGTACGTTTGCTCGCGGTTTGTCGAGGACGAGAATGAAAATTGAACTTCTACTATTGTAGAAAGCTTTATCTTTAAATCGAAATAGGAATCGTGTGTAAAATTGCTTTTACGCTTTATTATGGAAGAGTTCTATGCTGGAAATCATACGACCATTGTGGATCTGCTTCACTGTAAAGCGTAAAACTCAGCTTTGAATAAAAGCTATTCATATTACGAGTAAATTTACGTTCGATAACGTTGGGTGATTGTTCGTTTAGGCACAAAGGATTCCTGAAAGACTGCCCCGACGGATTGCTGACGGAACAGGTATGACCTGGTTTCGACCGGCGCATTAATCAAACAAAAATCCATTACCGCGAAGGTAGTTTGGTGATAAGCGTGCCTATTGCATGATTTCAGGGCTTCATAAGGATCTACAAGCAGTTCTTTCCCAACGGTGATCCGTCGAAATTCGCCTCACTTGTCTTTAGGGTTTTCGACGAGAACAGCGTAAGTTCCTAACGGATTCAGTAACTTGGCTGCCTGACGCTCTTGTCCGCTCGATTGTAAATTGAGAGCTCGTAACGCAAAGCAATTCAACCAAGTAATTTGATTTTAAACTACCACACGGTTCAGTCGCGACTCAATCAGGTTCGCCGAAATCGATCGATCTCCTTCCCTGATAGTCCTGATACGATATTGTCCAATAGCTTCGTGGAGTAGAGCCATTCCccgtttcttattttcttattttcttattttcttattttcttattttcttattttcttattttcttattttcttattttcttattttcttattttcttattttcttattttcttattttcttattttcttattttcttattttcttattttcttattttcttattttcttattttcttattttcttattttcttattttcttattttcttattttcttattttcttattttcttattttcttattttcttattttcttattttcttattttcttattttcttattttcttattttcttattttcttattttcttattttcttattttcttattttcttattttcttattttcttattttcttattttcttattttcttattttcttattttcttattttcttattttcttattttcttattttcttattttcttattttcttattttcttattttcttattttcttattttcttattttcttattttcttattttcttattttcttattttcttattttcttattttcttattttcttattttcttattttcttattttcttattttcttattttcttattttcttattttcttattttcttattttcttattttcttattttcttattttcttattttcttattttcttattttcttattttcttattttcttattttcttattttcttattttcttattttcttattttcttattttcttattttcttattttcttattttcttattttcttattttcttattttcttattttcttattttcttattttcttattttcttattttcttattttcttattttcttattttcttattttcttattttcttattttcttattttcttattttcttattttcttattttcttattttcttattttcttattttcttattttcttattttcttatcgtTACTCTCCTTCCTACGCTTTAAAAACTCCCCGCACCCTGCTTATATTTCGAAACGAGAGATAAATTTCGATTCACCTACAATTATTAAATCagatattgaaaattgaaaccAAACTAAATTTCACTCCGATTTTACCCCGTTCATAACCTCTTTCCACCACACAAACCAATTCCGCCTAATTTCTGCAGAAACATGTTACTCATTCCCAAAATTGCATTTTCGGAGAACGGTTTGAGCAGGGTACATACTATTAAACACAACTACTAAAATCCCGCACAGCAGTATACCTATCGCACCCCCTTCGCGTTTATGCAAAGCAACCATTTCCCGTTTATACGCGGTCGCAATAAAAAATCCCTTCTCCATACTTTCTGCGCTTACGTTCTTACGTTTCTCGAGCGAAGGCGGGTGTCCATCGAAAAGGAATAAAAGCGTCCGCCACTGCTCGATAAGGCAATTCCCGGCTTAGCTGAAGAATCCCCGACACTCTCGTATCGCTCCTCCAAAACAGAACTCCAATTTTATTTCTCCGACACTTCCACCCCTAACATGTAGTTCCCTTTTATACCCGTGGGCATTTCCCCGCTCGAGGATAATTTGCGTATTTCCTAATTTACCCCGAAAGTTTTTCGCCACccccgaataaaagttacttgccTACCCGGAAGGCTACCAACGGTGCCTGGTCCGTGACATTCGCGGGCATTTACTAATGGCCGCTGTGCCCACGAGTAGAATCAATTTCCGCGATAAATTGGCCCGCTGGGCTTTCGCGACACACGCGCGGCATTAAACGCGCGTATACACGCGCCGCATTCTCGACGAGAATGAAAGCTGGAATGGACTATCGTCTTGCAGGACGGCTCGATAGAATTCGAGGAGTTTATAAGGGCGCTCTCGGTGACGTCGCGGGGCAGCCTGGACGAGAAACTTCATTGTGAGTAGAACTTTTCTTAACAAACTCTTGTGGAAACGAGGGGAATAAAGGAGCATGTACCAGCGGTGTCCTAACTGAAAGTCGATGGAACCCTTCAATCGCATTAACGATATTCCTTGTCAGtttcttcagattttttttctcagtatttCTTCGGTATATTTCTTCAGTCGTGCAGCGAAACGTTTCCAACTTGCGTCGCGATGTAGATTCCCTAGCGTATTGGCAAGCATTGCGAAGTTTGAACGCAGAGAACTGATCAGGGCGCGATGATCGTCAAAACCGTGTCGCGCGTTTTAAGAGAACAGCGGTAGAGGAGTCGGTGCCTTTTTTATTTCCAGGGGCATTTCGGCTGTACGACGTGGATAACGACGGCTTTATCACGAGGGACGAGATGTACAATATCGTCGACGCGATTTACGAAATGGTGGTGAGTAAATTGTTCTTAAGCTTTCAACGAAACTTTACCATTTACCCCGCTCTGCTCTCCCATGCCCATTGTTCCCCGAGAAGGGGATGCGGCTACCTCTGTCGAGTGGTTCGCGAGAATTTATTCCTCTATTTAATCGACCGTAAAAACATCGATAGCTCTGCGGACTGTAATCGCGAGAACAGCGGCAATTAACCTTAAACGGATAACAACAGAACATTACGGGCATCCTCTGCGAAACTTACTCTTTATCCTTCCCGTTCGATAGCTTCGAGGGATCATCCTTTTATCCAAAGGTTAGACTCGGAAATAAAACGCGGCGTCTCGGGGCTCTCGTGAAATATGAATCGCGGTGATTCGCTCAAAGAAAACGTCCCCGCCTGATCCTTCATTTCGATCCGAGGAATGGATGAGCGCGCGGCTCGGCTCGAGTGCGACGATAGCCGCCAATATTGAATAAGCGAAGCGGGAGAGGACGGAGGGAAGTTTGCAAGTCAATTATCCCGGGAAAGAGAGCAAGCGAGCGTTGACGAGGCGAGTGGAGTCACGGTGGCTAGGCCGAGGGCAACAGAAGAGTGAATTCAGAATTACCGAGGCCAGGCGTATTTCGTATTGACTCCACGGTCTTGGAAATAAAAGCCAGGGGCCTCTAGCTCTCGAGGGAAAAGGGGAAACTTTCAAGGGATAAGAATGTTGCAAAGAACCAGGTAGAAAGGGTTTTTCCTTCGCGTCCCGTTCGCGATAACAGCCACCGAACCACTCGAAACGCACAGCATCGGTTCTCGCGTATTATTTCGAATAGATTTTTTCACATCGCTTGTGCAATAAACAAACCTTCCGCGGCCCTCAGTTTTTCGGAGGAAAGTCCCGCTGCGTGTATTATTCATATGTGAAGGGTgggaaaaaacagggaatgCCACAAAACAGCGTTATCGAAAAAATTAGGCTTTAATattttagtccatcagtaaagaaaggaggttcaatgaatttatttttcttatgtattttcttcttaaataatttcttgtttttttcTGGGCGACAGAaacttatgcttaggcaaagagtggggacatttcgtattttgttccagtgcagaagAGACCTTTCCTGTTTTTTAACAGTATAACaaaactttaacgttatcttacgggggtatttgaactttataatcaTTTGTgagtcgacagttctgtagtcccagttgccacccaCTAAAtttgctataaatcgcaaaaacacgaaaaatggacattcccgctTTTTGCCCCTTAcgaatacagtgactcgcattaatattcggacactttttaaaatcgcataacttttttagaattggtccaaacaatttgagttttttttagaagctagaaggatgagtttgctaactgacgtgtttcgtcgttttgaaaaaaaatgtatttggtttgaatagcgaaaagaatagtaaaggtcgatttttaaactttttttttgtgagcttgtaatgaaaattaaaaaaaaaccgtttgtagattgcagaataaggtcgagaatcgcgaaaattcccgaaatcggcgattgtcgaccttattctgcaatctacaaacggtttttttttttaattttcattacaagctcacaaaaaaaaagtttaaaaatcgatctttactattcttttcgctattccaaccaaatacattttttttttaaaacgacgaaacgcgtcagttagcaaactaatccttctagcttctcaaaaaactcaagttgtttggaccaattctaaaaaaattatgcgattttaaaaagtgtccgaatattaatgcgagccactgtatgtccAAACGTTCGACAATCGTGAGAACTTCTGCTTGAAATGCTGCTTATTTGTGCATACGTTTGCCGAGCATCGTTTATCGCGGATCAAGCCACTCGTTACCCGGAATAATTATATCGCTCAATCCAGCCGCGAATAACGACACGCGATCAGCCTTGATTAGGACCCGTAATTACGTTCCagtttcctatttattttcgcCGTACAGGGTGTACCCTGCCATCCCCTATCGCGATCGCCCCGAACATCTTCGTTCTTCTTGAAtgagtaaataaaatattattatactttCTAAAGAAATACAATTATGCGTGTACAAGTGTacgatttttaaaaaggcaGAGCCCGATTTAGGTCTTCCACCGCTCTGCGTAAAAATGAGTTTTGCCACCctctatatttaattataaatagttattttaaaataaatttctgacagtgagtgaaattttctGTAggcatttgttgaataacaaaagccttgCCTACCTTTTGCCTCTCTTTCAataagttttacttttttattggtttttatttattttaaaattaaaatgaaaattctctttctaccaacTTTGTCGCCCCCAAATTTCTCGCTCTGCGCAGTTGCCCTGCTTTTACCCCCCAGATTGGGCCCCGTAACAAATATCGTGCAATTATGAAACTAGATTTTTAACCAACATCGCAAACCACTTTGGAACGCAGCACTTACTTATTCCGTCGTTTACGAAACTCGTGGAGAGCCTTGGCTTGATCGACGCTTAAATTTCTGCGCGAAGCATCGATGTCGGAAATTCGATGTTATCAATCATGCGGAGCTCGTGCTGGCGCTGGGAAAGCGAGGAAAATTCCAGCCGCGTTAACAAAGTCGTCGTCCGTTTCCGCCGGTGACTACTAATCCCAAGATAATTACCCTGAAAGCTAATTGCGGCACAGGCGGAATATTAACGAGCGATTTGTAGGATATTTCAGCCAAAGAAAGCCGGAAATCCGTTGCTTCGAATATACGCAACGGAACGAAGTACATGTCCTCCTAACAGCTGCTTAGCAAACGATTAATTTCAAAGAGAGACAGGAACCCATCGACGAATATGATTAAAAGAAACGTGCTTGAACTAACGATCTTTTCTCGT is part of the Andrena cerasifolii isolate SP2316 chromosome 1, iyAndCera1_principal, whole genome shotgun sequence genome and harbors:
- the LOC143376115 gene encoding frequenin-2; the protein is MGKKNSKLKQDTIDRLTTYTYFSEKEIRQWHKGFLKDCPDGLLTEQGFIRIYKQFFPNGDPSKFASLVFRVFDENSDGSIEFEEFIRALSVTSRGSLDEKLHWAFRLYDVDNDGFITRDEMYNIVDAIYEMVGQAPQAEDENTPQKRVDKIFDQMDRNHDDKLTLEEFREGSKADPRIVQALTLGGE